A window of Pseudophryne corroboree isolate aPseCor3 chromosome 1, aPseCor3.hap2, whole genome shotgun sequence genomic DNA:
tcgttccgccctggcggtttatgtatgccactgctgttatgttgtccgactgaatcaggacgggcagatcgcgaagaagatgttccgcttgtagaaggctgttgtaaatggcccttaattccagaatgtttatgtgtagacaagtttcctggcttgaccattttccctggaaattttccccctgtgactgcaccccagcctcggagactcgcatccgtggtcactaggatccagtcctggatcccgaacctgcatccctctaggaggtgagagctgtgcagccaccacaggagtgagattctggtcttggaagacaggattatctgtcggtgcatgtgcagatggaacctggaccacttgtccaacaggtcccactgaaacactggcatggaatctgccaaactgaatggcctagtaggccgccaccatcttccccagcaaccgagtgcattgatgaatcgacactcttgctggtttcagaatctgtttgaccaggttctgaatttctagagccttttccactggaagaaaaactctctgtaattccgtgtccagaatcatacccaagaatgacagatgtgttgtcggaaccaactgcgattttggcaagtttaggagccaaccatgttgttgcagaattgtcagggagagcgtaatgttctgcagtaattgttcctatgacctcacttttatcaggagaccgtccaagtacgggataattgtgactccttgcttgcgcaggagaatcataatttccgccattactttggtgaaaattctcggagccgtggacagaccaaacggcaacgtctgaaactgataatggcaatcctgcactgcaaacctcaggtaagcctgatgtggaggaaatatgggaacatgcaagtaggcatcctttatgtctactgacaccataaaatccccctcctctagactttgaatttccgtaggtagaaactgagggatttgaggttcaggatcggtctgactgagccgtctggcttcgggaccatgaacaggctcgaatagaagccttctccctgttgcgacaaaggaaccctgacaatgacttgattttgacacaatttccgaattgcttcgcataccacctccctgtccggaggagaagctggtaaggccgatttgaaaaatcggtgagggggaagatcttgaaactctagcttgtacccctgggacactatttccaaaacccatggatctagggccgaacgagcccagaactgactgaagagcttgagacgtgcccccaccggtgcggactccagcagaggagccccagcgtcatgcggtggatttggcagaagccggagaggacttctgctcttgggaacctgccacagccggtgacctctttcactttcctcttcctctagaagcaaggaaggaagaccctcgtccttttttgtatttattgggccgaaaggactgcatctgatagtggtgcgttttcttttgttgtgcaggaacataaggtaaaaaggatgacttacccgcggtagccgtagataccaggtcagcgaggccgtcaccaaacaagacaccacctttatacggcagagactccatcaccttcttagagtcagcatcagcattccattgatgaatccacaatgctctcctagctgagactgccatggcattggcccttgatccctgcgtctctgcagctctgtgaagagaaaatggcgctgatgtgagctgtgagggataagccccgcccccttaattgcgcgcttcagccccgctatttttttaaatatttatactggcggggggttcggctttagtgcctaggcacttaaaaaccacattgacagtccatattgaggatttttatgctgcctagggcaacccccccccccccccccccgcgccctgcaccgcaccctgtagtgccgtctgagtgtgggagcatggcgcgcaatgagcatctaggcgtacctagcgttcaggggCTGATGGTGTCCTGTAACCAAAGAAGCAGagtcttgaaactcacagaagtaggtctgcttctctcccctaagtcccacgaagcagggagactcttgccagcaggctccctgaaaataataaacctaacataagtctttttcagagaaactctggaaagcctctcagtgtgcatccagtctcactgggcacagaatctaactggagtctggaggaggggaatagagggaggagccagttcacaccccttttaaagtcttaaagtgcccatgtctcctgcggatcccgtctataccccatggttcttgaagtgtccccagcatcctctaggacgaaaaggTAACGTTTTAGActgtgtgaaaacatttacatacaGTATTGCTGAACGTTTCCTCTTCATAAAAAAAAAAGCTTGAATAATGAAGATAATATTATCGCTTTCGTTTTATAAAGAATATCAATGACATGCAATATATAATAGGAAATAAACTATTGTAAGAAAAGCAGAGCGCATATATCATTGTTACGCTTCTCATTTCAATAGCTAACATGATAAATGCAATAATTAACTGGGTTAGAATCCAAGTAATTGCTTTGTGAAAAACGATGATGTACCATGATGTTGAATTAGTGCCTATATTCATGTGTATCCTGTAATCAGCTTCCACCATTACAGCCCAGCACAAGAAGCCAAATATTTGTCCAGGGTACAGTCCGTGCCACCAAGCTGAGAAGGCGAATGTAGCGAATAGGGGGCTCTTCCTGCAGTTTTGGAATATGAGTCTTCTAAGCCACTTTGCTGTACTTTTATTCCATGTCCTGGCAAACACTGAGATTTTGTTGGTTGTCTCCAAGGTATAGATGTTGATATCAGAATCCATAACTACTGAAAAGCCTGCAGAGAGAAATAGGGCTTCATCCAGGATCCAGTGGGAGTAGTAAGTCAGTTTATATAAcagtgctgtggtccacattacatACACACAGTGTAGCTGCCTGCAGTCCATGAGATCACACTGAAAGTCTATCTTCTCAGACAGGAAACCATGGACGATCTGACACAACAGAAATAATGTGCAGCCTCTAATTGCCACCCAAGCTTGCCACATATTGCTACACCTATGAGAGTTTGCGACCTGATGCTGGAACTCCACAAATGAACAAAGTGGTCCACCCAACAATGCCGGAAAGGACATAAGGTAGGAAAGGAGAGATAGTATACCGTATACGGGCTTATCATGGAAACCTTTCTCCTTGATGCAATCCTCTGCTATTAACGTCACTTTTCTTTCATGGAGATCCATAGCTAGAGATGTGACTTTTTGAGTTAGTAGCATAAGGGATGAAATCATGATGGAAAACCTAATAAAAATGTACTGTGTTAAAATTTTCTACTTTACTGTTGATACAATAGCAATACAAACAGACCTCTACCATGGTTATCCTAAATGCAGTTACCACAGATACACAAATATAGCTTGGTTTTACCGCAAGGTGATTTAATGCATAGGCCAGTAGTTGTCAAATTTGTCACTTGTGAAATTATCCTCTTGCATATAATCTGCATTACACTTTTATTTTGGTTCATACATATAATATGCACATCGGACACATTACACAAActggacatttttttaaaagaaataaaaGAAATTTTATTTTGAATTATTACTTTGAACCTTCCTGAGCTCCTGTAAATTCTGCAGATTAAATGGGGGCCACCCAATTGGCAAACACACAAAAAGCTTTAGAAACTAAAAAATAATGCACTGCTTTTCTCTGCATTCACATTCTCCACCAATTACAGAGCTGCAGACAATTCGCTGAATATGCTGCACCCTGACTAGTAAATATTTAGTGCTATTTACAAGAGTATCAGATACGTCCAATAGAGTCTAGGGTGATctgatgccatacctcccaacttttcggcTGCAGAAAGAAGGACTATTGCGCGCCCTGTCTggaaaaggggacatggccttaagggaagggggcgtggcttcacgggagtgcaCCAGCTCTCCAGTACCTGCAAGCTTTACTGCTTTACTGTGTGTCTCCTAGCAGGTATATGCATTTTTATGTACATGAGTCACATTTATTTGCACATGGCTCTACCCTACTCAGCCTCTGCTTGTAGGTTACACTCCTGTCCACATGTAAGAAGACAAAGATAGTCTACAGATGTTACATGGATTAAAGCTTTTGTTGTGCTCACGTGGAGTATATAAATGTGAATTTTCCATAAAATAGACATATTTCCAGCTGTAACAGAGTACCAGTATGTTTATTTTTTAAAATGTTAAATTACACTATGGCCTGATTCCGAGACGCCCAGCAGCTGCTGCTATAATCCACCAAGGTGCCCACAAAGGCACACCATCCAGGGGCATTAGCTGCTCCCTATGGATGCTCAGAATGTCCAGCGGTATTTGGCTGCCAGTCTTCTGGCACAGTCCCTGACaccggcacccctcccccaccaccaccacgcccGCTGACTCAAgcaactgccccacccccaccctgTCACTTGCCAGGAATGCCTTTAGTAACGGCATAGATATCAATTTAGTTCCGACGGTGGTAATCATCAGAACACATACGCAGCGCATCTCAGATGCATGTGCATAAGAAAAACATCGGGTGCTTGggtctacctctgaatcaggccctatatttccAATAATTATGGGTTGCTAGTATATAGGTACATATTTCTACAATTGTTGTCCTTAATTTACTGTACTTACTTTATAGTCATGATTTCCTGCAGGTAGTACTGCTTATACATTATCCATAGATGACAGCAGGTCTGCCACCCCATCTGCAGCAGAAAAGCCCACCTGTGAACCGCATGGTAGTGTACAGTGTAACACAGCACTCCAGAGCCCAGGGCAGGGATGAGCAGTAATGCTGCATAAGGACCCACTGAAGTACATGCTAAAATCACTCCTCCAACTAGGAGATATATGTATCTGAAATTAAGCAAAAAGTCCAAAGTAAGTAATGTAAACTGGAGAGAGGAACAAATTCTATACATAAGATTTTGCATATTTCCATATATATAATTTACTAGTGACAGTGACTTATTATATGTTTCTCGTTATAGGAAGGAATTTAATGTGTTCATCTCAGCAACCAAGGTAATATATATGAAAATGgtgtacagggggtcattccgagatgatcgtagctgtgctaaatttagcacagctacgatcattcacactgcacactgacatgcggggggacgcccagcacagggctatcccgccccgcatgtcggtgctgcccccccccctccccccgcagaagtgcaaaggcattgcacagcggcgatgcctttgcacttcaagagcagctcccgaccagagcagctttagcgtgctggccgggagctactcatcgctccccggcctgcagcggctgcgtgtgatgtcacgcagccgctgcagcccgcccccgttcgatccggccacgcctgcgttggccggaccgcgtccacaaaacggcggccaaacgctgtagttccgccccccccccctcccctgcccagcgaccgcctctgtctcaatcaggcagaggcaatcgcagccctgctacggccttcggccatctggcatgctcaCTGGGGACCCGTTCgcgcgctgctttttatcgcagccgagcgaacgggtcagaatgacccccatagtcacaggtAGGTATGCAATTAGGTGcagtaatttaccgcagctaacGGATCAGCtctgggctatccaattagccctgataaatAGCATTTAACAGGGATTATGCTTAGGGTGCCTCAGACGTCTGTAGCATAATCCTCAATAAGCAGCTGTCAGAGACCAGTTTTTGCACGATAACCAATGGGTCCGGGAACTTATCCGGGATCCCTTGTGTAATCGGTTGAAAATGGATCATTTACTGCGTGACCAAAACAGGCTATAATGGGATAGAAACAAAAACAGGAAAGAATTGTCTTGTGGTTGGCGCCCTTTAGagataaattattttataataTTAAAAAGTAACTATTATTTGTTATCAATTAAAATGCCTTGTTATGTGAAAAATAAAACGAACATAAAGAAGTGAAATTAAAGACTAAAGGTGATACTTAAAAGATTAGAGACTCACTGTGTATTTGTTAATTATTCTAATTCACTTTAATGCTAATCCAATATGTATGAAGCTAATTTTTGTCAAATGGGTTCATTAGAGGAGTGATAGTTTAGGCATATAAATATCTTAAATGCTGCTAATGTATCTATAGTATGGACATAATTCCAATAGGATAAGTCACAGGTTTTATTACAATCGGTATTACCCAGTTGGATTCTAGATGAAATTACTGATGAAATTGTAGGGTTGTTTTTAGCAGAGAATAAAAGATGTGTATTTTTCAATGCATATCTATTATTAACCTGAGTGTATATTTGAAAAATCAATGTTTTGCACTCAGTGTATATCACAGTATCATAAAGTACAGTATGCTAAGAAAGGTATCCTTTATCACGTCTATTGTATAGATAGCAATATAAATTCTCCTGGTATTTATATGTGTCTCTCaggaggagtctgctgacagtggcaGTATCTTACGCCTCGTCTATTATGCAGATATAAGAAGTAGGAGGCTTTATGTTACTATATGTCTCACTTAAGGGAGGTCTGCTGACAGTGGCACTGTCTTtcttaaggggcctacacatgggcctatatttactaaaaatccgagtttggccgatttgtgttttttcttctaagtcccaatccggaaattcactaagcaccaatctcggcagtgtttggactattcgtaatggtttgatttgcaaagttcagaaatacgaatgaatagaccatcggtcaaacgcggcggttatttcatacaatacgggaattcactattcattcgtatttgggtgttagtctctgagtgctcaaatgcggtcgtatttttttgcgaatcgttaaaaaaagcggcaaaaaaatagacctgcttttttcaggcgtgtttacatgtgttgcaactcaaaaatcaatcacactgaatacggatgcctataaaaggatgttaggcccaattcaatccacctacactcagaaatggcagcaggac
This region includes:
- the MBOAT4 gene encoding ghrelin O-acyltransferase; this translates as MQNLMYRICSSLQFTLLTLDFLLNFRYIYLLVGGVILACTSVGPYAALLLIPALGSGVLCYTVHYHAVHRWAFLLQMGWQTCCHLWIMYKQYYLQEIMTIKFSIMISSLMLLTQKVTSLAMDLHERKVTLIAEDCIKEKGFHDKPVYGILSLLSYLMSFPALLGGPLCSFVEFQHQVANSHRCSNMWQAWVAIRGCTLFLLCQIVHGFLSEKIDFQCDLMDCRQLHCVYVMWTTALLYKLTYYSHWILDEALFLSAGFSVVMDSDINIYTLETTNKISVFARTWNKSTAKWLRRLIFQNCRKSPLFATFAFSAWWHGLYPGQIFGFLCWAVMVEADYRIHMNIGTNSTSWYIIVFHKAITWILTQLIIAFIMLAIEMRSVTMIYALCFSYNSLFPIIYCMSLIFFIKRKR